Proteins from one Gilliamella sp. ESL0443 genomic window:
- the dnaA gene encoding chromosomal replication initiator protein DnaA yields the protein MSTSIWQDCLSQLQEALPTTEFNLWIRPLQVEMVENKLYIYAPNRFVLDWVKNKYLTTISQLLNNLLGNDSLKLYLEVGSTLSVEKKSKINKSDVVPSWKTTKENNNNHTYYSGINHKHTFNSFVEGKSNQLAVAAAKQVAENPGKAYNPLFLYGSTGLGKTHLLHAVGNEIMAGKANAKVVYMHSERFVQDMVKALQNNAIEEFKNYYRSVDALLIDDIQFFANKERSQEEFFHTFNSLLEGNQQIILTSDRYPKEIDGVEDRLKSRFGWGLTIAIEPPELETRVAILMKKADENKIKLPEEVAFFIAKRLRSNVRELEGALNRVIANANFTGKSITIDFVKDALKDLLALQEKLITIENIQKTVAEYYKIKVSDLLSKRRSRSVARPRQVAMALAKELTNKSLPEIGDGFGGRDHTTVLHACRKIAELKEESNDIKEDYSNLIRTLST from the coding sequence ATGTCTACCTCGATTTGGCAAGATTGTCTTTCTCAATTACAAGAAGCGCTTCCTACAACAGAATTCAATTTATGGATTCGACCGTTACAAGTGGAAATGGTTGAGAATAAACTTTATATTTATGCTCCAAACAGATTTGTATTAGATTGGGTTAAAAATAAATATTTAACGACTATCTCGCAATTATTGAATAATTTACTGGGTAATGATTCACTAAAATTATATTTGGAAGTTGGTTCAACTTTATCTGTAGAAAAAAAATCTAAAATTAATAAATCTGATGTTGTACCTTCTTGGAAAACAACAAAAGAGAATAATAATAATCACACTTATTATTCGGGTATTAATCATAAGCATACTTTCAACAGCTTTGTTGAAGGTAAATCTAATCAACTTGCTGTTGCAGCAGCTAAACAAGTAGCTGAAAATCCAGGAAAAGCTTACAACCCTCTTTTTTTATATGGCTCAACAGGTTTAGGAAAAACTCACTTGTTACATGCTGTTGGTAATGAAATTATGGCAGGTAAAGCTAACGCTAAAGTTGTTTATATGCATTCAGAACGCTTTGTTCAAGACATGGTCAAAGCTTTACAAAATAATGCTATTGAAGAGTTTAAAAACTATTATCGATCTGTTGACGCTCTCCTTATTGATGATATTCAATTTTTTGCAAATAAAGAGCGTTCACAAGAAGAGTTTTTCCATACATTTAATTCATTGTTAGAAGGCAACCAACAAATTATCCTAACCTCGGATCGTTATCCTAAAGAAATTGATGGTGTAGAAGATCGTTTAAAGTCAAGGTTTGGTTGGGGATTAACCATCGCTATAGAACCACCAGAACTTGAAACTCGAGTGGCTATTTTGATGAAAAAAGCAGACGAAAACAAAATAAAATTACCTGAAGAGGTCGCTTTTTTCATTGCTAAACGACTACGATCAAACGTAAGAGAATTAGAAGGTGCACTTAATCGAGTTATTGCCAATGCTAATTTTACAGGCAAATCTATCACCATTGATTTTGTCAAAGATGCTTTAAAAGATTTACTTGCCTTACAAGAAAAATTGATTACTATTGAAAATATTCAAAAAACGGTTGCTGAATATTATAAAATTAAAGTTTCTGACTTATTATCTAAACGCCGTTCTCGTTCTGTCGCAAGACCAAGACAAGTAGCAATGGCGTTAGCGAAAGAGCTAACCAACAAAAGCCTTCCAGAAATAGGTGATGGTTTTGGTGGAAGAGATCATACAACAGTATTACATGCATGTCGGAAGATCGCAGAGTTAAAAGAAGAAAGCAATGACATTAAAGAGGATTATTCCAATTTAATTCGAACATTATCAACTTAA
- a CDS encoding recombination-associated protein RdgC, with amino-acid sequence MLWFKNAIIYQLNNDNLLDKQTIENALKSALFSPCGNLDTTKMGWVSPYDDNNLDDFIIDMQGHLLLKIKKETKILPAPVIKQALNEKIDKQEKALSRKLSKNEKATLKDEVMIDLMPRAFSKYNYYWLWIDIENKRIIIDCSSFKLAEDILAILRKELGALALTPLSIEKPLEKIMTTWVREKLSFPPFILGDEAELKDPLEGNGIISCKNQDITSDEMLVHLDSGKWVTKLKIIDERGINFIINPDLTLKRIKFDSVILDENEDIGSDEFDKRLEADFYIMANTLSNSINDLYIIINKIV; translated from the coding sequence CGCAATTATCTATCAACTTAATAATGATAATTTACTGGATAAACAGACTATTGAAAATGCACTCAAATCTGCTTTATTTTCTCCTTGTGGTAATTTAGATACCACCAAAATGGGTTGGGTATCCCCTTACGATGATAACAATTTGGATGATTTTATTATTGATATGCAAGGGCATTTATTATTAAAAATAAAGAAAGAAACTAAAATTTTACCTGCACCTGTCATCAAACAAGCCTTAAATGAGAAGATTGACAAGCAAGAGAAGGCATTAAGCCGTAAACTTAGTAAAAATGAAAAAGCGACATTAAAAGATGAAGTGATGATCGATTTAATGCCTAGAGCATTTAGCAAATATAACTATTATTGGTTATGGATCGACATTGAAAATAAAAGGATTATTATCGATTGCAGTAGTTTTAAACTTGCTGAAGATATTCTAGCGATTTTACGGAAAGAACTTGGAGCATTAGCATTAACGCCTCTTTCCATCGAAAAACCGCTTGAAAAGATTATGACAACTTGGGTTAGAGAAAAACTTAGTTTTCCTCCTTTTATATTGGGTGATGAAGCAGAATTAAAAGATCCACTTGAGGGTAATGGGATTATCAGTTGTAAAAATCAAGATATTACAAGTGATGAAATGTTAGTTCATTTAGATTCTGGTAAATGGGTCACCAAACTTAAAATCATTGATGAACGTGGAATCAATTTTATTATTAATCCTGACTTAACATTGAAAAGAATTAAATTTGATTCTGTTATTTTAGATGAAAATGAAGATATTGGATCTGATGAATTTGATAAACGTTTAGAAGCTGATTTCTATATTATGGCTAACACATTATCAAACTCAATTAACGATTTATATATTATTATAAATAAGATTGTTTAA
- the ompA gene encoding porin OmpA, with amino-acid sequence MKKTTLALAMAVASLTATAANAAYEDNTFYVGAKLGWSELYNLDANKVRGYDKDEAGIKTSNRSNVAGGAFLGFQANPYLAFELGYDWLGSAKYKRTYLGDHSNAGNSKVSAQGVSLTGKLSYPLSFISDDLDIYGRAGGMVTIAKWKNSGDIKEAYGRGKTKTDLSPVYALGLDYRLNEDFSTRLEYQYVQHIHTKTHASPDAGTVSLGITYRLGSPSVAAPVEIKTEVNRYVLNEDVLFAYAKSDLKAEGRQALDNLLTTLVKINPTQSAIVVIGHTDRIGSDSYNQKLSERRAHTVLNYLVQKGVPAEIITSRGMGKAQPVTGNKCNALRGADLKACLAPDRRVEIEVKARNVQEVQVIDQTK; translated from the coding sequence ATGAAAAAAACAACTCTAGCTCTAGCAATGGCTGTTGCAAGTTTAACCGCTACTGCCGCTAACGCTGCATATGAAGACAATACTTTTTATGTAGGTGCTAAATTAGGTTGGTCAGAACTTTATAATTTAGACGCAAATAAAGTTCGTGGTTATGATAAAGATGAAGCTGGTATTAAAACTTCTAATAGAAGTAATGTTGCTGGCGGTGCTTTCCTTGGTTTCCAAGCTAATCCTTACTTAGCTTTTGAATTAGGTTATGATTGGTTAGGTTCTGCAAAATATAAAAGAACTTATCTTGGTGATCATTCTAACGCTGGTAATAGTAAAGTTTCAGCACAAGGCGTTTCTTTAACTGGTAAATTAAGTTACCCACTATCATTCATTTCTGACGATTTAGATATTTATGGTCGTGCAGGTGGAATGGTAACTATTGCTAAATGGAAAAATAGTGGTGATATCAAAGAAGCTTACGGCCGTGGTAAAACAAAAACTGATTTATCACCAGTTTATGCTTTAGGTCTTGATTATCGTCTTAACGAAGATTTCTCTACTCGTTTAGAATACCAATATGTTCAACATATTCATACTAAAACTCACGCATCTCCAGATGCAGGAACTGTAAGCTTAGGTATTACTTACCGTTTAGGTTCTCCATCTGTTGCAGCTCCAGTTGAAATCAAAACTGAAGTAAATCGTTATGTTTTAAATGAAGATGTGTTATTTGCTTATGCAAAATCTGATTTAAAAGCAGAAGGTCGTCAAGCACTTGATAATTTATTAACTACTCTTGTTAAAATTAACCCAACTCAAAGTGCTATCGTAGTAATTGGTCACACTGACCGTATCGGTTCAGATAGCTATAACCAAAAACTATCAGAACGTCGTGCACACACTGTATTGAACTATTTAGTTCAAAAAGGTGTTCCAGCTGAAATCATCACTTCACGCGGTATGGGTAAAGCACAACCAGTTACTGGTAATAAATGTAATGCACTTCGTGGCGCTGACTTAAAAGCATGTTTAGCACCAGATCGTCGTGTTGAAATTGAAGTTAAAGCACGTAACGTGCAAGAGGTCCAAGTAATTGATCAAACAAAATAG